A genomic window from Salvia miltiorrhiza cultivar Shanhuang (shh) chromosome 5, IMPLAD_Smil_shh, whole genome shotgun sequence includes:
- the LOC131026579 gene encoding transcription initiation factor TFIID subunit 1 isoform X2: MLDQILVALTMKSLQTPSDSTDQDYDRKAENAIDYEDIDEQYEGPEIQSATEEDFLLPKKDFFSKEVSVASLDNKNSLFDDENYDEDSDTENQNISGEGHAETQQLSPPGEQDHKHEAIFLEESLPDDDRALERSTDLGDSEEDDSNALDESIDGDMSSLLPVLYVEDGKAILRFSEIFGVKEPVKAARKRDRCPIPKEKYKSTDASDIVEEDEEKFMKAPCQDISWMRRYAAKSDAFMLAEKGDTVIPETVGGSGRMTVGLTRDRKDSFVNAELMKDEVSLSNFPEWNAIFSPKFYPLDQENWEDRIVWNNSPSSTDTLVESCELSGPDSDTVGDKERDLKAEPGTVESEIQTESHDKHHNLFEAKYSILVEPFGSDGSRSTDLIISQSRHHPQLLRLESQLDDHSTNYGALKDVAPEARLCSDAIRRFNELTLQNRDVVEGSWLDNVIWDPHQSIAKPKLILDLQDDQMLFELSDTKDTKHLQLHAGAMIVARSLHSSSGDVLDLHNHGTLSAGRFNISNDKFYSNRKSSQQLRSHSKKRTVHGLKVLHSVPALKLQTMKAKLSNKDIANFHRPKALWYPHDIEVPFKDQGRLATQGPMKIILKSLGGKGSKLHVDAEETIASVKAKASKKLDFRLSEPVKIFYSGRELDDNKSLAEQNVHSNSVLHLVRTKIHLLPRAQKLPGENKSLRPPGAFKKKSDLSVKDGHVFLMEYCEERPLLLSNPGMGARLCTYYQKSGPGDQMGNLLRNGDSGLGSVVVLDPADKSPFLGDIKPGSSQSCLESNMYRAPIFQHKVPLTDYLLVRSSKGKLSIRRIDRIDVVGQQEPHMEVMSPGSKVVQFHIMDRVLVYMYREFRACEKRGLRPSIRLDELVSQFRNLSEAFLRKKLKNCADLQKGPNGQYVWVMKRSFRIPSEEELRRMVTPESVCAYESMQAGLYRLKRLGITRLTLPSGLSSAMNQLPDEAITLAAASHIERELQITPWNLSSNFVSCTNQDRESIERLEITGVGDPSGRGLGFSYVRTTPKAPIPNSMVKKKTVIGKGSTVTGTDADLRRLSMEAARELLLKFNVPEEQIAKQTRWHRIAQIRKLSSEQAASGVKVDPTTVSKFARGQRMSFLQLQQQTREKCQEIWDRQLQSLCSADGEENESESEANSDLDSFAGDLENLLDAEECEDGEEDNFESKHDSVDGVKGLKMRRRPFQTQHQEEIEDERAEAAELCRMLMDDEEAERKRKKKTKAAVEQVGLSIKSKFGPENADGIKKNNAVSKRVMQPEGSYLVMEKIKDQKEIQADNLSAKSQFPGKFKPKKKNEIEVLSKKVKILGDGITVIKEKKSARESFVCGACGQLGHMRTNKNCPKYGEDTETRVETIDLERLSGRPNFPDQIEQSQQKPLVKKLVPKNGAKAAVPEAPEDDKPASKAKILKVKCGLTDKVPEKHTPATSQSSDRPVTSDAEMGSKSVVKVNKITFSNKMKPDDVVETPKTFLIKPPVDVDREQSRSKKVVIKQPKEIINFEENSQDGSFGFDYRKTKKIIELSSLDKHMEHESKHFFEESSRMRDTEGNQSWVEEKRRTFERQHDGRNRRGEKLKMIEEQPKYELLRYEEAIRREREEEERRRAREKKKKKRKLEIKDEYFDDFPPRRIDKRIPDRDRTVRRRVEPDYGKPAPDYAPALKRRRGGEVGLSNILETIVDTLKARKEISYLFLKPVTKKEAPDYMDIISHPMDLSTIRDKARRLEYKNREDFRHDVCQIVINAHTYNDRRNPGIPPLADQLLELCDFLLAQYDADLTEAEAGIE, translated from the exons GATGATTCAAATGCTCTGGATGAGTCAATTGATGGTGACATGTCTTCGCTGCTTCCTGTTCTTTATGTAGAGGATGGAAAGGCAATCTTACGTTTCTCTGAGATTTTCGGCGTTAAAGAGCCTGTGAAAGCTGCGAGAAAAAGAGATCGGTGTCCGATACCTAAAG AGAAATACAAGTCGACGGATGCTTCTGACATTGTCGAGGAAGACGAAGAGAAATTTATGAAGGCACCTTGCCAAGATATTTCCTGGATGAGACGATATGCTGCAAAAAGTGATGCTTTCATGTTGGCTGAAAAAGGTGATACAGTGATACCTGAAACTGTTGGGGGATCAGGAAGGATGACTGTTGGACTTACGAGGGATAGGAAAGATTCCTTTGTTAATGCCGAACTAATGAAAGATGAAGTGTCGCTGTCTAATTTTCCAGAATGGAATGCTATTTTTTCTCCCAAATTCTATCCTCTTGACCAGGAAAATTGGGAAGATAGAATTGTTTGGAATAACTCTCCATCTTCTACTGACACCTTGGTAGAGAGCTGTGAGCTGTCCGGACCTGATTCTGACACAGTTGGTGACAAGGAGAGGGATTTAAAAGCTGAACCAGGAACGGTTGAGTCTGAAATCCAAACTGAGTCCCACGACAAGCATCATAACTTATTTGAAGCTAAATATTCCATTTTGGTGGAGCCTTTTGGCTCTGATGGATCCCGCTCTACAGACCTTATCATCTCGCAAAGTAGACACCATCCCCAGCTTCTACGATTAGAGTCTCAATTAGATGATCATAGTACAAATTATGGAGCACTGAAAGATGTTGCCCCTGAAGCAAGGCTATGTAGTGATGCTATAAGACGTTTCAATGAGCTCACCTTACAGAATAGAGATGTAGTTGAAGGATCGTGGTTGGATAATGTTATTTGGGATCCACATCAATCTATTGCAAAACCAAAGTTAATTCTTGACCTCCAGGATGACCAGATGCTTTTTGAACTTTCAGATACAAAGGATACTAAGCATCTGCAGCTTCATGCAGGGGCTATGATTGTAGCTCGTTCTTTGCATTCCAGCAGTGGGGATGTACTTGACCTCCATAATCATGGAACTCTATCAGCGGGGCGGTTTAATATTTCTAATGATAAATTTTATTCAAACAGGAAATCCTCTCAGCAGCTGAGATCTCATTCTAAAAAGCGCACCGTTCATGGACTTAAGGTTTTGCATTCAGTGCCAGCACTTAAGCTGCAAACCATGAAAGCAAAGCTGAGCAA CAAAGATATTGCTAATTTTCATCGTCCAAAAGCTTTATGGTATCCTCATGACATCGAGGTGCCATTTAAGGATCAAGGAAGGCTAGCCACACAGGGACCAATGAAAATCATTTTGAAGAGTTTGGGTGGCAAGGGAAGTAAACTTCACGTGGACGCAGAGGAAACCATTGCCTCTGTGAAAGCTAAAGCTTCGAAAAAGCTAG ATTTTAGACTATCTGAGCCTGTGAAGATATTTTATTCTGGGAGGGAGCTTGACGACAACAAATCTCTAGCTGAACAGAATGTTCACTCAAACTCAGTCTTGCACCTTGTTCGGACAAAAATACATCTATTGCCTCGGGCACAAAAGCTTCCTGGTGAAAACAAGTCATTGCGTCCTCCTGGAGCTTTTAAGAAGAAATCTGATCTTTCAGTAAAAGATGGTCATGTTTTCTTAATGGA GTACTGTGAAGAAAGGCCTTTGCTTCTAAGTAATCCTGGAATGGGTGCAAGACTCTGTACATATTATCAAAAATCTGGACCTGGTGATCAAATGGGAAACTTGCTGCGGAATGGTGATAGTGGTTTGGGGAGTGTTGTCGTTCTTGATCCTGCTGATAAATCCCCATTTCTTGGAGATATAAAACCTGGTTCAAGCCAGTCATGCCTAGAATCTAACATGTATAGAGCACCGATATTTCAACATAAAGTGCCATTAACTGATTACTTATTGGTGAGGTCTTCAAAGGGTAAGCTGTCCATCAGACGCATTGACAGGATTGATGTTGTTGGACAACAG GAGCCTCACATGGAGGTTATGTCTCCTGGGTCCAAAGTTGTCCAATTCCATATCATGGACAGAGTGTTGGTATACATGTACCGGGAATTCCGTGCTTGTGAAAAACGTGGTCTGCGTCCTTCAATACGTTTAGACGAGTTGGTATCACAGTTTCGTAACTTGTCTGAAGCATTTCTTCGGAAGAAGCTGAAAAATTGTGCTGATTTACAG AAAGGACCAAATGGGCAGTATGTTTGGGTTATGAAGCGCTCTTTTCGCATTCCTTCTGAGGAAGAACTTAGAAGGATGGTCACTCCTGAAAGT GTTTGTGCATATGAGAGCATGCAAGCAGGTCTGTACAGGCTCAAACGTTTGGGAATTACGAGGCTGACTCTACCTTCTGGTCTTTCATCAGCAATGAATCAGCTTCCAGATGAAGCTATCACTTTAGCTGCGGCTTCACACATTGAGAGGGAGCTACAAATAACTCCATGGAATTTGAGTAGTAATTTTGTTTCCTGTACAAACCAG GATAGAGAAAGTATAGAGCGTCTGGAAATTACAGGCGTGGGTGACCCTTCAGGAAGGGGCCTAGGTTTTAGTTATGTTCGCACAACTCCTAAGGCCCCAATCCCTAATTCCATGGTGAAAAAGAAAACTGTTATTGGTAAAGGGTCAACTGTTACTGGAACTGATGCCGATCTACGGAGATTGAGCATGGAAGCTGCACGAGAG CTTCTCCTGAAATTCAATGTTCCAGAGGAGCAGATTGCCAAACAAACTCGATGGCACAGAATTGCTCAAATACGCAAGCTTTCAAGTGAGCAAGCAGCATCAGGGGTCAAGGTTGATCCGACAACAGTAAGCAAGTTTGCTCGCGGACAACGAATGTCCTTTTTACAACTGCAGCAGCAGACTAGAGAAAAATGTCAGGAAATATGGGATCGACAACTTCAGAGCCTCTGTTCTGCTGATGGGGAGGAAAATGAGAGCGAGTCAGAGGCTAATAGTGACTTGGATTCATTTGCGGGGGATTTGGAAAATCTTTTGGATGCAGAAGAATGTGAAGATGGCGAGGAGGATAATTTTGAGTCCAAGCATGACAGCGTTGATGGTGTTAAGGGGCTAAAAATGAGAAGGCGGCCATTCCAAACTCAGCACCAAGAGGAAATCGAAGATGAGAGAGCAGAAGCAGCAGAATTATGCAGGATGCTCATGGATG ATGAGGAAGCTGAACgcaaaaggaagaagaagacaaaAGCTGCAGTAGAGCAAGTTGGATTGTCTATTAAGTCAAAGTTTGGTCCTGAAAATGCTGATGGAATTAAGAAAAACAATGCAGTTTCTAAGAGAGTCATGCAACCTGAAGGATCCTATCTAGTAATGGAGAAAATTAAAGACCAAAAGGAG ATACAGGCAGATAACCTGTCTGCTAAAAGTCAATTTCCAGGAAAATTTAAGCCCAAGAAAAAGAATGAGATTGAAGTACTTAGCAAAAAGGTGAAGATATTGGGGGATGGAATCACT GTGATCAAAGAAAAGAAATCTGCGAGGGAGAGTTTTGTCTGTGGAGCATGTGGTCAG CTTGGTCATATGAGGACCAACAAGAACTGCCCCAAATATGGAGAAGACACTGAAACTCGGGTAGAGACCATAGATCTTGAGAGGTTATCGGGTAGACCAAATTTTCCAGATCAAATAGAGCAGAGCCAGCAGAAACCCCTTGTGAAGAAGTTGGTGCCGAAAAATGGGGCAAAAGCTGCTGTGCCAGAAGCACCAGAAGATGATAAACcagcttcaaaggcaaaaatcCTGAAGGTTAAATGTGGTTTGACTGACAAGGTTCCCGAGAAACATACTCCCGCAACCTCACAGAGCTCTGATAGACCAGTTACATCAGATGCTGAAATGGGAAGCAAATCCGTTGTTAAAGTCAATAAAATCACCTTTTCAAACAAGATGAAACCGGATGATGTGGTTGAAACGCCTAAGACCTTTCTGATAAAGCCACCAGTGGATGTTGATAGAGAGCAGTCCCGCAGCAAGAAAGTTGTAATTAAACAACCAAAGGAGATCattaattttgaagaaaatagtCAGGATGGAAGTTTTGGCTTTGACTAcaggaaaacaaagaaaataattgaaTTGTCAAGTTTGGACAAACATATGGAACATGAGAGCAAGCACTTCTTTGAAGAGTCTTCAAGGATGAGAGACACAGAGGGTAACCAATCGTGGGTTGAAGAGAAAAGGAGAACCTTTGAGAGACAACACGACGGAAGAAATAGGAGGGGAGAAAAATTGAAGATGATCGAGGAACAACCAAAGTATGAGTTACTAAGATATGAAGAAGCCATTCGAAGAGAGAGGGAAGAAGAAGAGCGTCGAAGGGCgagggagaagaagaaaaagaaaagaaagcttGAAATAAAGGATGAGTATTTTGATGATTTTCCTCCTAGAAGAATTGACAAACGGATACCGGACAGAGACAGAACAGTGAGGAGGAGGGTGGAACCTGATTATGGAAAGCCCGCTCCAGATTATGCCCCAGCTCTAAAGCGGCGACGAGGAGGAGAG GTTGGTTTGTCAAACATCTTGGAGACTATTGTCGACACGCTCAAGGCAAGGAAAGAAATATCTTACCTATTCCTAAAGCCAGTAACGAAAAAGGAGGCTCCCGACTATATGGACATCATCAGTCATCCTATGGATTTATCCACGATTAGAGATAAGGCAAGGAGGCTAGAGTACAAGAACCGAGAGGATTTCAGGCACGACGTGTGCCAGATTGTGATCAATGCCCATACATATAATGACCGGCGCAATCCAGGTATACCTCCTCTTGCGGATCAACTTCTCGAGCTCTGTGACTTCTTGTTAGCTCAATATGATGCAGACTTGACAGAAGCCGAAGCTGGGATCGAATAA